A single window of Lepeophtheirus salmonis chromosome 2, UVic_Lsal_1.4, whole genome shotgun sequence DNA harbors:
- the LOC121132663 gene encoding probable methyltransferase TARBP1, with the protein MPEIMESESWIKTIRDPHAADFDFINASRSLIQLSSRSHVYIPVKIIESKLESESLEMLEVLLVLTSLVSRESDEKSREALSLQADNRLDFIKKLINLLLLDPHEKSVILKHYVDFILEETDFYRIKLASKYLWPHLESCNLYESLQKCGHEKVIFILFHVWKDIDPTPLYSCKWYWEYLSECLSESLASGAIKRALYLLRESNKDNLEVKSSLWNEYVNLIESLDEKQVHIIKPVLSKLSSFEKAFAKDLKWYFVIYRRLFKHQNLAIVHWSLNRFLTTYSIEDVGLSFFKSELIPVLNTSKLYHSDRYTRKSVLVFFKRCTASLSLIIKEIISMRSWGPIPLYFVISSIRKTISQESKIDIDLDTLYSIADFIIDTLTCMYPILQMAIKTDFLRIILSSTCPFPDVFSSVRGILKLFFKMNILSPKSACVWNSVKDWIKYIPFGSEPCDATVHERVLLCLLQDDSKQYALEKFSTPLLESVSRPYAPPTNNFETFILYLNYTEKIISPQDVDQFSVILRRRLDKIAVVTDLFEGFSIYLEAFHKLFDSSNQEQFIISLCKDYVDDNDIIKKYIKMSFIGSMDKRVSSVSNDICKWVRGKFPDILLKDSRKVVNRHDQKLWGTLECNYLRSQWALLSHYCMDEEIDWISCALASIDIGGEDVMLSIAECFVNLLNQMEEVSDFTSNIMERLLPQFKESVFHYQKNNMFKSLLDAFLNVCFHPRMIQHLPMETASYALSLLKSSESISIIADSLGHIFHENSFIVPTEWAAFIADMLIYGPIFRKDLALSMEVISMAMKDIETLNEDRCFPNIRVVGVKLAFLLPEKAQLIKLLWNQAIGGELEMRKRRHFENSSTHLIRNRAAQAILILMNELSPETTHLLFLNLIEEILNEDKSRQQQPSVKYLMEWMLSRILISNYDNLDFYDKFHGAYCVAKRTRLTVIPSFLVVFTQLALHVPSMKKNILDIIAPWLMGQIFATRISAQIGFNRIQPKSLKWKTLSSCLDIALFQGDEGKNKEKILREFYLNSFDALINWNFKDILYEFPRLCGILRQDWLTRDLKSIKNIPFHNGHSSWSFHVDKKLCYCQECSPCTQKTRVELEIQDSEILQDVQKKIVIPIEEDKGDQAVETAHPNLILVASLIDKLPNLGGLCRTSEIFGIGGLVLNCIKSAEEKEFQNLSVSSQNWVKLIEVRKENLTQWLKSMKEKEGYNLIGIEQTAQSLNLYEYMFPEKTIFVLGNEKEGVCPDVLRELDTTIEIPQYGVIRSFNVHVTGALVLAEYVRQRKSSINT; encoded by the exons ATGCCGGAAATCATGGAATCAGAATCATGGATAAAAACTATTCGAGATCCTCATGCAGCagattttgactttattaacGCATCTCGATCCCTCATTCAACTCTCTTCTCGAAGTCATGTCTATATTCCGGTTAAAATCATTGAGTCCAAGCTTGAATCCGAGTCTTTGGAGATGCTCGAGGTTCTATTAGTTCTTACATCTCTTGTATCCCGGGAGTCGGATGAAAAGAGTCGTGAAGCACTTTCTCTACAAGCGGATAATCGATTggattttatcaaaaagttgatcaatctattattattgGATCCTCATGAAAAGAGCGTAATTTTAAAGCATTATGTGGACTTTATATTAGAGGAAAcggatttttatagaataaaactaGCTTCTAAATATTTATGGCCTCATTTGGAGTCTTGTAATCTTTATGAGTCACTTCAAAAATGCGGccatgaaaaagttattttcatcttATTCCACGTTTG GAAGGATATAGATCCCACGCCCCTCTATTCTTGTAAATGGTACTGGGAGTATCTATCTGAATGTTTATCCGAATCTCTTGCTTCTGGGGCCATTAAGAGAGCCCTTTATCTTCTACGGGAATCGAATAAAGACAATTTAGAAGTTAAATCCTCATTATGGAACGAGTATGTCAATCTGATTGAATCTCTCGATGAAAAGCAAGTTCATATTATCAAACCTGTTCTGAGTAAACTCTCATCATTCGAAAAAGCATTTGCCAAGGATTTGAAGTGGTATTTTGTTATATACCGTCGATTGTTTAAACATCAAAATTTAGCGATTGTGCATTGGAGTTTAAATCGTTTTTTAACAACATACTCCATTGAGGACGTTGGACTTTCTTTCTTCAAGTCTGAATTAATCCCTGTTTTAAATACATCCAAATTGTATCATTCTGATAGATATACAAGGAAATCTGTACtcgtattttttaaaagatgtactGCGTCTCTTAGTTTGATTATTAAGGAAATTATTTCGATGAGAAGTTGGGGCCCTATTCCTCTATATTTTGTCATATCTTCAATTAGAAAGACTATTTCTCAAGAATCAAAGATTGATATTGATTTGGATACATTGTATTCTATTGCCGACTTTATTATTGATACTCTGACTTGCATGTATCCAATATTGCAAATGGCAATCAAAACAGATTTTCTGCGTATCATTTTAAGCTCCACTTGTCCATTTCCTGATGTATTTTCCTCCGTAAGGGGaattcttaaactattttttaagatGAATATTTTGTCTCCGAAATCAGCGTGTGTTTGGAATTCAGTTAAAGATTGGATAAAATACATTCCTTTTGGTTCGGAACCATGCGATGCTACTGTGCATGAAAGAGTCTTATTATGCCTCTTGCAAGATGACTCAAAACAATACGCATTGGAAAAATTTTCTACACCTCTACTTGAAAGTGTGTCCCGACCCTATGCACCTCCAACCAACAACTTCGAAACTTTCATTTTGTATCTTAATTACACAGAAAAGATTATTTCTCCTCAAGATGTTGATCAATTTTCTGTTATTTTGAGGAGACGTTTGGATAAAATTGCGGTTGTGACAGATTTGTTTGAGGGATTTAGCATATATCTAGAAGCATTTCACAAGCTTTTTGATTCCAGTAATCAAGAACAGTTTATCATTAGCCTATGCAAAGATTATGTTGATGATAATGACATAATTAAGAAGTAtattaaaatgagttttattgGATCGATGGATAAACGTGTTTCGTCTGTATCGAATGATATCTGCAAATGGGTACGTGGTAAATTTcctgatattttattgaaagactCTCGAAAAGTTGTGAACAGACATGACCAAAAGTTATGGGGAACATTGGAATGTAATTATCTTAGAAGCCAATGGGCTTTACTATCTCATTATTGTATGGATGAGGAAATTGATTGGATAAGCTGTGCTTTAGCCTCTATTGACATCGGAGGAGAGGATGTGATGTTATCAATCGCTGAATGCTTTGTTAATCTTTTGAATCAAATGGAAGAGGTCAGtgattttacttcaaatattatgGAACGACTATTACCTCAATTTAAGGAGTCTGTATTtcactatcaaaaaaataacatgttcaAGTCCTTGCTCGATGCCTTTTTAAATGTGTGCTTCCACCCAAGGATGATACAACACTTACCCATGGAAACTGCAAGTTATGCGTTATCACTTTTAAAGAGTTCAGAATCAATTTCTATTATTGCTGATTCGCTTGGTCATATTTTTCATGAGAACTCATTTATTGTCCCTACTGAATGGGCTGCTTTTATAGCGGACATGTTaatttatggaccaatttttcgtAAGGATCTAGCATTGAGTATGGAAGTTATTTCTATGGCAATGAAAGATATAGAAACTTTAAATGAAGATCGATGTTTTCCAAATATTCGTGTGGTGGGAGTTAAATTAGCATTTTTATTGCCGGAGAAAGCACAATTGATCAaacttttatggaatcaagCTATTGGAGGTGAATTAGAAATGAGAAAACGTAGGCATTTTGAAAATTCATCGACGCATTTAATTAGAAATAGAGCTGCTCAAGCAATACTAATCCTTATGAACGAACTATCCCCAGAGACCAcgcatttactttttttgaacttAATCGAGGAAATCTTAAATGAGGACAAAAGTCGTCAACAACAACCTAGTGTTAAGTATTTAATGGAATGGATGTTGTCCCGGATATTAATCTCCAATTATGACAACTTAGACTTTTATGACAAGTTTCATGGTGCATATTGTGTTGCAAAGAGAACTCGTTTAACTGTCATTCCCTCATTTCTTGTTGTATTTACTCAACTAGCATTGCATGTGCCTAGTATGAAGAAAAACATCCTAGATATCATAGCTCCTTGGCTCATGGGTCAAATTTTTGCTACACGTATCTCCGCTCAAATTGGTTTTAACCGAATCCAACCCAAGTCTCTAAAATGGAAAACACTTAGCTCTTGCTTAGATATTGCGCTATTCCAAGGGGATGAgggtaaaaataaagaaaaaatattgagggaattttatttaaattcttttgatGCTCTCataaattggaattttaaagatattttatatgaatttccTCGTCTTTGTGGTATTTTGAGGCAAGATTGGCTTACTAGAGATTTGAAATCCATAAAGAATATTCCATTCCATAACGGACACAGTTCATGGTCATTTCATGTAGACAAGAAGTTGTGTTATTGTCAAGAATGTAGTCCTTGCACACAAAAGACGAGAGTAGAGTTAGAAATACAGGACTCAGAGATTTTACAGgatgttcagaaaaaaattgtgattcCTATTGAAGAAGACAAGGGCGATCAAGCTGTAGAAACTGCTCATCCCAATTTGATCCTAGTTGCCTCCCTGATTGATAAACTCCCAAATCTTGGAGGATTATGCCGTACTTCAGAAATATTTGGAATTGGAGGCCTTGTTTTGAATTGTATAAAGTCTGCAGaggaaaaagaatttcaaaatttaagtgTTTCATCCCAAAACTgggtcaaattaattgaagtAAGGAAGGAAAATCTTACGCAATGGCTCAAATCCATGAAAGAAAAAGAGGGATACAATCTTATTGGTATTGAACAAACTGCTCAAAGCCTAAATCTGTACGAGTATATGTTTCctgaaaaaacaatatttgtactCGGAAATGAGAAAGAAGGAGTTTGTCCTGATGTTCTTAGAGAACTGGATACAACTATTGAAATACCTCAGTATGGTGTCATAAGATCCTTTAATGTTCATGTAACAGGTGCCTTAGTCCTTGCTGAGTATGTTCGGCAAAGAAAATCATCCATTAATACATAG